A single genomic interval of Alcaligenes sp. SDU_A2 harbors:
- a CDS encoding type I polyketide synthase, protein MTAQNTTTGLEIALVGMAGRFPGAEDVQTLWERICQGTESVVQYSEQQLRQMGVPDALLQDPDYVRAGLEFDALEQFDAALFAYTPRDAQLLDPQHRVFLECAWHALEHAGYMGDGSAGRAVGVFAGCGASVYLIRHLLAQTPLNERTTVTDMLSLLAGNGPDSLATRVAYKLNLQGPAVAVQTACSSSLVAVHMACQSLLNHECDMALAGGVSLNLLQKGGYLYRNGAIFSRDGHCRAFDAKASGTVLGSGAGVVVLKRLEEAIDDGDTIYAVIKGSAINNDGAQKVGFTAPSIQGQAHVVQAALAMADVPADSIGYIEAHGTGTVLGDPIEVAALTQAFGAPARPGSCVLGSIKTNIGHLDTAAGVAGLIKTALALRHQVLPASLNFDEPNPQIDFADSPFYVNTQTRPWPAGADARRAGVSSFGIGGTNAHVVLQEHCQTVNQTADLVGQEAVPAGGYALPVSGHTSRSLSANRANLADYLHSQECGSLQAVSSTLIAGRRHLGQRCIVLAHTPAQAAQAFLTETPNAFFQGSVSADAPAVAFMFPGQGAQHVGMGRSLYQQHALYRQIVDECCQILEKDLGLDIRQMMFAAPDQETLADEHLSQTRYTQPALFVMEYALARLWMSWGITPQAMIGHSIGEYVAACLAGVFTLEDALRVVVLRGKLLQKLAPGAMLAVGLSEHQLLAALPHGCDIAAVNTDALCVLSGSVAAIEQAQAQLGKRTAVLRRLHVSHAFHSALVEPMLDAFAQVLSGLMLSPPAIPFISNLSGTWISPEQAVDPAYWVRHVRGAVRFADGVGTLLALPGRILLEVGPGQTLSALARQHPGRGAVPVLASQSHPRQLAGNAGQVSCCLAQLWVSGVDIDASPLFKMEHVRRIPLPLYAFDRQSYWVAADAPHVPDAAVSVSVSDAQAPECQAGTHVYVPVWQRQALRVAEPMADGQAPCLLIFGSNLSFAAQLQQRWQSLGYPAIVASAGPAYRRLGPDHVELRADRQEDVARLLSEISAQGKLVQQVCATWALEECDEARAQAAACSLFIPGLLNLARAFGALRDSPVRFTVLTSPLNDVTGTENLCAAKALLQGPCRVMGQEYEHIDCRLLDLDGTSPEQQTLEQVLAELKGGDQSFAVAYRGRHRWVQSYEPYVLQDAASASALRRGGTYLITGGLGGIGWHIAEHLAQHWQANLVLIGRYLDAERQTRLDALRRSGVQVLACVADLACKDDVRAALQTARQTLGAIHGVVHAAGVAQSRVISQLRAEDIGPALAAKVQGTQHLLQAIEADSPDFVVLFSSLASVLGGLGKSLYASANAYLDALAHAWADKAGAPRLISINWDGWRDIGMAAQSQWPAHIGIRPQQGMALLEMVLSQGRVPQLLVSTTALQARWRVDAQDMLAVSAIPEPSAQAVLYPRPSLAVEYVEPDGELEDGLAALWGDLLGMQGLGSEDSLFELGGDSLLAIQLLAKVKATYGVDVPPAVFFQDPTIAALAAVVEAELIDQIEQDSLAH, encoded by the coding sequence ATGACAGCACAGAACACCACAACTGGATTGGAAATTGCCCTTGTCGGCATGGCAGGACGCTTTCCTGGTGCCGAAGATGTGCAGACGCTGTGGGAGCGCATCTGCCAGGGCACGGAGTCGGTGGTCCAGTACAGTGAGCAGCAATTGCGCCAGATGGGTGTTCCCGACGCGCTGCTGCAGGACCCGGATTACGTACGGGCAGGACTAGAGTTTGACGCGCTGGAGCAATTTGATGCCGCGCTGTTTGCCTACACGCCGCGCGACGCCCAATTGCTCGATCCCCAGCATCGGGTATTTCTGGAGTGCGCCTGGCATGCGCTGGAGCATGCCGGTTATATGGGGGACGGGTCGGCGGGGCGGGCTGTGGGCGTTTTTGCGGGCTGCGGTGCCAGCGTGTATTTAATTCGTCATTTATTGGCGCAGACTCCGCTGAACGAACGTACTACCGTGACCGATATGCTGTCTTTGCTGGCCGGCAACGGTCCCGATTCATTGGCGACGCGTGTCGCGTACAAGTTGAATCTGCAAGGTCCTGCAGTGGCGGTACAGACAGCCTGCTCCAGTTCGCTGGTGGCCGTGCACATGGCTTGTCAGTCGTTGCTCAATCATGAATGCGATATGGCACTGGCCGGCGGGGTGTCCTTGAATCTGTTGCAAAAGGGCGGTTACCTGTATCGCAATGGCGCGATCTTTTCGCGGGACGGTCATTGCCGTGCTTTCGATGCCAAAGCCAGCGGAACGGTGCTGGGCAGCGGCGCGGGCGTGGTGGTGCTCAAACGGCTGGAGGAGGCGATTGATGATGGCGACACCATTTACGCCGTCATCAAAGGCTCGGCCATCAATAATGATGGAGCCCAGAAAGTGGGCTTTACCGCGCCCAGCATCCAGGGCCAGGCGCACGTGGTCCAGGCCGCTTTGGCGATGGCCGATGTGCCGGCCGACTCCATTGGCTATATCGAGGCACATGGCACCGGAACTGTATTGGGCGATCCTATCGAAGTGGCCGCCTTGACGCAGGCCTTCGGCGCACCGGCCCGGCCCGGCAGCTGCGTATTGGGCTCTATCAAGACCAATATCGGTCATCTGGACACGGCAGCAGGCGTGGCCGGTTTAATAAAGACTGCGCTGGCCTTGCGCCATCAGGTGCTGCCGGCCAGCCTGAATTTTGATGAGCCCAATCCACAAATCGATTTTGCGGACAGTCCCTTTTATGTCAATACGCAGACGCGCCCCTGGCCGGCAGGAGCTGACGCGCGTCGGGCTGGCGTCAGCTCCTTTGGTATTGGCGGCACCAACGCGCACGTGGTCTTGCAGGAGCATTGCCAGACTGTGAACCAGACAGCGGATCTGGTCGGGCAAGAAGCGGTGCCGGCAGGCGGCTATGCGTTACCGGTCAGCGGGCATACGTCCCGGTCGCTGTCGGCCAACAGGGCCAATTTGGCGGATTATTTGCACTCCCAGGAGTGTGGCAGCCTGCAGGCCGTCTCCTCGACCTTAATTGCGGGGCGTCGCCATTTAGGACAGCGTTGCATCGTGTTGGCCCATACGCCAGCGCAGGCCGCGCAGGCCTTTCTGACGGAAACCCCGAATGCTTTTTTTCAAGGCTCGGTGTCGGCGGATGCGCCCGCCGTGGCATTTATGTTTCCCGGGCAGGGGGCGCAACATGTGGGCATGGGGCGCAGTCTGTATCAGCAGCATGCTTTATATCGGCAAATCGTGGACGAATGCTGCCAGATATTGGAGAAAGATCTAGGGCTGGATATCCGCCAGATGATGTTTGCCGCACCAGACCAAGAAACGCTGGCCGACGAGCATCTGTCCCAGACTCGCTATACCCAGCCGGCCTTGTTCGTCATGGAGTATGCGCTGGCACGCTTGTGGATGAGCTGGGGCATTACCCCCCAGGCCATGATCGGACACAGCATAGGGGAATATGTCGCTGCTTGCCTGGCGGGCGTGTTCACCTTGGAAGATGCGCTGCGTGTTGTGGTTCTGCGTGGCAAGTTGCTGCAGAAGCTGGCACCCGGTGCCATGTTGGCGGTGGGTCTGTCCGAGCATCAATTGCTTGCCGCGCTGCCCCACGGTTGCGACATTGCCGCCGTCAATACGGATGCCTTGTGCGTGCTGTCCGGCTCGGTGGCGGCCATTGAGCAGGCTCAGGCCCAGCTAGGCAAACGGACCGCTGTGTTGCGGCGCCTGCATGTCTCTCATGCGTTTCATTCGGCGCTGGTCGAACCCATGCTCGATGCGTTTGCCCAGGTGCTGTCCGGCCTGATGCTTTCGCCGCCAGCCATTCCTTTTATTTCCAACCTGAGCGGGACATGGATATCGCCCGAGCAAGCCGTGGACCCCGCTTATTGGGTACGCCATGTGCGCGGCGCGGTGCGTTTTGCGGATGGCGTGGGCACTTTACTGGCGTTGCCCGGACGCATTTTGCTGGAAGTCGGGCCAGGCCAGACGCTGAGCGCGCTTGCGCGTCAACACCCCGGGCGCGGCGCTGTGCCGGTGCTGGCCTCGCAAAGTCACCCCCGACAATTGGCCGGCAATGCAGGGCAAGTGTCGTGCTGCCTGGCGCAACTATGGGTGTCCGGTGTGGATATCGACGCCAGTCCTTTGTTCAAGATGGAGCACGTCCGGCGTATTCCCTTGCCCTTGTATGCCTTTGACCGGCAGTCGTACTGGGTGGCGGCCGATGCTCCGCATGTGCCCGACGCAGCGGTGTCCGTTTCGGTAAGCGATGCGCAGGCACCAGAGTGTCAGGCGGGAACCCATGTCTATGTACCGGTCTGGCAGCGGCAGGCGTTGCGCGTGGCTGAGCCGATGGCTGACGGCCAGGCACCATGCTTGTTGATTTTTGGGTCGAACCTGTCGTTTGCCGCGCAGTTGCAGCAGCGCTGGCAGTCACTCGGGTATCCGGCCATTGTGGCCAGCGCGGGGCCGGCCTATCGGCGTCTGGGGCCCGATCATGTGGAGCTGCGTGCGGATCGGCAGGAGGACGTGGCGCGTTTGCTGAGCGAGATCAGCGCGCAGGGCAAGCTGGTTCAGCAGGTCTGCGCGACCTGGGCCTTAGAGGAGTGTGACGAGGCCCGGGCGCAGGCTGCGGCCTGCTCCTTGTTTATTCCCGGGCTGTTGAATCTGGCCAGGGCCTTCGGTGCCTTGCGGGACTCGCCGGTTCGATTCACGGTGCTGACCTCGCCGTTGAACGATGTCACCGGAACAGAAAATCTGTGCGCGGCCAAGGCACTGTTGCAAGGACCGTGCCGGGTGATGGGCCAGGAATACGAACATATCGATTGCCGATTGCTGGATCTGGACGGCACCAGCCCCGAACAGCAAACATTGGAGCAGGTCTTGGCCGAGTTGAAGGGTGGGGATCAATCCTTCGCGGTGGCGTATCGAGGCCGGCACCGCTGGGTCCAGTCGTACGAGCCCTATGTACTGCAGGATGCGGCGTCCGCGAGTGCGTTGCGGCGCGGCGGCACCTACCTGATTACCGGCGGGCTGGGCGGTATCGGCTGGCACATCGCCGAACATCTGGCCCAGCACTGGCAGGCCAACCTGGTGCTGATTGGGCGCTATCTGGATGCAGAACGGCAAACGCGCCTGGATGCTTTAAGACGCAGCGGCGTTCAGGTGCTGGCGTGTGTGGCCGATCTGGCTTGCAAAGACGATGTCCGGGCCGCCCTTCAAACGGCCCGTCAGACCTTGGGCGCGATCCACGGGGTCGTGCATGCCGCCGGCGTGGCCCAGAGCCGCGTCATCAGCCAGTTACGCGCTGAGGATATAGGCCCGGCGTTGGCCGCCAAGGTTCAGGGAACGCAGCATCTTTTGCAGGCCATCGAGGCCGACAGTCCGGATTTTGTCGTGTTGTTTTCTTCCTTGGCCAGCGTTCTGGGCGGCTTGGGCAAGTCCTTGTATGCCTCGGCCAATGCCTATCTGGATGCTTTGGCGCACGCCTGGGCCGACAAGGCGGGCGCGCCCAGGCTGATCAGTATCAATTGGGATGGCTGGCGCGACATCGGCATGGCGGCCCAGAGTCAGTGGCCTGCCCATATCGGCATACGTCCGCAGCAGGGCATGGCCTTGCTGGAAATGGTGCTGTCCCAGGGCAGGGTGCCTCAGCTTCTGGTCAGCACGACCGCCCTACAGGCGCGTTGGCGAGTCGATGCGCAGGACATGCTGGCTGTGTCGGCTATCCCTGAACCTTCGGCTCAGGCGGTGTTGTATCCCCGTCCGTCGCTGGCGGTCGAATATGTGGAGCCGGACGGCGAACTGGAAGATGGCTTGGCCGCGCTGTGGGGCGATTTGCTGGGCATGCAAGGCCTGGGCAGTGAAGACAGCCTGTTCGAGTTGGGCGGTGATTCCTTGCTGGCGATCCAGTTGCTGGCCAAGGTCAAAGCCACGTATGGGGTGGATGTTCCGCCCGCCGTGTTTTTTCAGGACCCCACCATTGCCGCTTTGGCCGCCGTGGTGGAAGCGGAACTGATTGATCAGATTGAGCAAGACAGCCTTGCTCATTAA
- a CDS encoding amino acid adenylation domain-containing protein — protein MMMHTTFASCADAFVPPADFVQGLMHLAGQRGSDTALTVVGVEQGEPFERTFTYAQIWQRTTALAAVLQKKTRPGERALLLLENDEHYVFSLFACFAAGVIAVPVFPPESNRPQHAARLLGIAQDAQASLILAPSRCAGLVSGLAQQLGVVDLVLVDQVDPENASQWRSFQPALSDIAFLQYTSGSTSAPKGVMVTHACLMANEAAIRSGLSVSSNDCFGVWSPLFHDMGLIGGLLQPFYSGIACVLCTPQYFTASPLRWLQLVDRYKVSISGGPDFAYRLCLDRIKPQDCLGLDLSHWRVAYTGAEPVRHDTMRDFIDRFAACGFAPQAVYPCYGLAEATLFITGGRRGAGLHTQRFCTSLLSLGQVQPDESGAILVGCGQVAVGHELRIVDPLSLQEQTEQCIGEIWASGPSIAAGYWRNPQASEQTFVADASGKRWLRTGDLGFQHQDHLYIAGRLKDMVIVRGHNVYPHDLEKLVEDGVAAVRKGRVAAFSVQLNGDEGVGIAAEVSRGVQKRVGPQEVASQIADALGAHLGQAPRVIALLNASGMPKTSSGKLQRQACRAQWQQNTLDAYAIFENGRLVVGEASHGSPQAAGMADSVSQQLAAFWAQVLGQAGSDAPEAHSHFFMVGGNSLTAAQLAMCISRHYSVLFQPRDVFLYPRLGEMAQAIRRLQKSQRNAPLRIPPLEPGQRSQAQPLSAEQQRQWFLWKLDPDGTAYHVQGALQIQGDLHLDVFEQAVQCLVERHGALRTRFMLTDDGQVRQCLLENVSVPLEPGPAQCEQQAELTRYMAHFLQRPFDLLQGPAVRAALIRQSEQRHLLVLVMHHIISDAASMQVLLEDLGALYAALLDRGSWPEEPVLQYVDYAAWVGSAGRPDHAQSLDYWQRTLGSEHTVLKLPHDFLPAKQGSRPAAQYELDIAPSLFAQVQHLAGDTGATPFVIFSCALQLLLHCYTAQECIRLGVPVTNRHYPGLERMVGFFANTVVLQQVFRSGDTLSGLIGQAIQSHRQAMAHSDLPFEQLVDVLRPERSPGVNPLFQVMFNYLHEDFSGFARNSGLSASVVRLDALQAQFELSVEVREHARHGASVRFVYDSALFADDTIARMAGHYLALVQAMLADDGQVLAALPLLGTAERAQLLSWGSGAACEVAPSPVHAQISMHAQSTPHAPALVFEGQSLSYGELEAQANRLAHALIARGVRPEDRVGIALERSLEMVVGILAVLKAGAAYVPLDLDYPPERLGYMAQDSGMGLLLSRSGVDTSAWRPADVSLVLVDRLDSGAYRPDCPAVAVHGEQLAYLIYTSGSTGQPKGVAVRHRALSQCMGWMQHTYGLGADDTVLHKAPFSFDVSCWEIFWPLSCGVRLVIARPGDHRDPQRIFDLIEQHRITTVNFVPLMLQAFLAQCGEQVPSLRHVMCGGEAISAAVQSLSVQRLGAGVLQNLYGPTETTIHVTRWTCQDDGRTPVPIGRPIDATQAYVLDGSLNLVPAGVQGELYIGGDLLARGYQNRAALSAERFVADPFGADGGRLYRTGDLVRWNAQGQLEYLGRLDHQVKVRGFRIELGEVESQLLALDGVREAVVVAREGPQGAQLVGYVSGDRLVGQGVVDQRVSNAVTAGLDPAAQNIAVSVDSGTTISGQQLREQLAQRLPDYMVPAVIMVLDALPLNANGKIDRKALPEPQFVGGQDYEAPQGELETALASIWAQVLGVERVGRRDNFFDLGGHSLLLVQLHERIRKGLQTDLSVMDLFRYPSVQAQAAFMQAVGTDMQEQVERRSIDMQAERRKQALLRRKQTPQRGLA, from the coding sequence ATGATGATGCACACTACCTTTGCCTCCTGCGCAGACGCATTTGTGCCGCCTGCCGACTTCGTGCAGGGGCTGATGCACCTGGCCGGACAGCGTGGTTCTGATACAGCCCTGACGGTGGTCGGGGTAGAGCAGGGCGAGCCGTTCGAGCGTACTTTTACTTATGCGCAGATCTGGCAGCGGACGACCGCCCTGGCTGCTGTGCTGCAAAAGAAAACGCGCCCGGGCGAACGAGCCCTGCTGCTGTTGGAAAACGATGAGCATTATGTGTTCAGCTTGTTCGCGTGTTTTGCGGCCGGCGTTATTGCAGTACCTGTCTTTCCCCCTGAGTCCAACCGGCCGCAGCATGCGGCACGTTTGCTGGGTATTGCCCAGGACGCACAAGCCAGTTTGATTCTGGCCCCCAGCCGTTGCGCCGGGCTGGTGTCGGGTCTGGCGCAGCAACTAGGCGTTGTCGATCTGGTGCTGGTCGATCAGGTCGATCCCGAAAATGCCTCGCAGTGGCGCTCTTTCCAGCCAGCGTTGTCGGATATTGCTTTCTTGCAGTACACCTCGGGGTCGACCTCGGCTCCCAAGGGCGTCATGGTGACCCATGCTTGCCTGATGGCGAACGAAGCGGCCATCCGCAGCGGGCTGTCGGTCAGCTCCAACGATTGTTTTGGCGTTTGGTCGCCCTTGTTTCACGATATGGGCTTGATCGGCGGTTTGCTGCAACCTTTCTACAGTGGCATTGCTTGCGTGCTCTGCACGCCGCAGTACTTCACGGCCAGTCCCTTGCGTTGGTTGCAGTTGGTGGATCGTTACAAGGTCAGCATCAGCGGCGGTCCGGATTTTGCCTATCGCCTGTGTCTGGACCGTATCAAGCCGCAAGATTGTCTTGGTCTGGATTTGAGCCATTGGCGGGTTGCGTATACGGGCGCGGAACCGGTGCGCCATGACACCATGCGGGATTTTATTGATCGTTTCGCCGCTTGCGGATTTGCCCCGCAGGCCGTGTACCCCTGCTATGGCCTGGCCGAGGCGACCTTGTTCATTACTGGCGGCCGTCGCGGCGCGGGTCTGCATACACAACGCTTCTGCACGTCTTTGTTGTCGTTGGGACAGGTGCAGCCTGATGAAAGCGGGGCAATTCTGGTGGGGTGCGGACAGGTTGCGGTTGGGCACGAGTTGCGCATTGTCGATCCGCTCAGCCTGCAAGAGCAGACCGAGCAGTGCATCGGCGAGATTTGGGCCAGCGGCCCCAGCATCGCCGCCGGCTACTGGCGCAACCCGCAGGCCAGTGAGCAGACCTTTGTGGCCGATGCATCGGGCAAACGGTGGCTGCGCACAGGCGACCTGGGGTTTCAGCATCAAGATCACCTGTATATTGCCGGCCGCCTGAAAGACATGGTGATTGTGCGCGGACATAATGTTTATCCGCATGACCTTGAAAAACTGGTTGAAGATGGCGTGGCGGCGGTGCGCAAAGGCCGGGTTGCGGCATTTTCGGTGCAGCTCAATGGGGATGAGGGTGTGGGGATTGCCGCAGAGGTTTCGCGGGGCGTGCAGAAACGGGTCGGTCCTCAGGAGGTGGCGAGTCAAATTGCCGATGCGCTGGGTGCCCATCTGGGCCAGGCCCCTCGGGTGATCGCATTGTTAAATGCCTCGGGCATGCCCAAGACGTCCAGTGGCAAGTTGCAGCGTCAGGCCTGCCGTGCCCAGTGGCAGCAGAATACGCTCGATGCCTATGCCATTTTTGAAAATGGACGTTTGGTGGTCGGGGAAGCATCTCATGGCTCCCCGCAGGCTGCAGGGATGGCTGATTCCGTCAGTCAACAGTTGGCGGCTTTCTGGGCGCAGGTGCTCGGACAGGCAGGGTCGGACGCACCAGAAGCACACAGCCATTTTTTTATGGTTGGGGGCAACTCGTTGACTGCCGCACAGCTGGCCATGTGCATCAGCAGGCACTACAGCGTGTTGTTTCAGCCGCGCGATGTCTTTCTTTATCCCAGGTTGGGCGAGATGGCTCAGGCGATACGCAGGCTGCAAAAGTCGCAGCGCAATGCGCCCCTGCGCATCCCGCCGCTGGAACCCGGGCAGCGTAGTCAGGCCCAGCCTTTATCGGCTGAGCAACAGCGCCAGTGGTTCCTGTGGAAACTGGACCCGGACGGCACCGCTTACCATGTCCAGGGGGCTTTGCAGATCCAGGGGGATTTGCATCTGGACGTGTTCGAGCAGGCCGTGCAGTGCCTTGTCGAGCGACATGGGGCATTACGCACGCGTTTTATGCTGACCGACGATGGTCAGGTGCGCCAGTGTTTGCTGGAGAACGTCTCGGTGCCGCTGGAGCCTGGTCCGGCGCAGTGCGAGCAGCAGGCCGAGCTGACACGCTATATGGCGCATTTTTTACAGCGTCCTTTTGATTTGCTGCAAGGGCCTGCGGTTCGGGCCGCGCTTATCCGCCAATCGGAGCAGCGTCATTTGCTGGTCTTGGTGATGCACCACATTATTTCGGACGCGGCCTCCATGCAGGTACTGTTGGAGGATCTGGGCGCGCTCTATGCCGCCTTGCTCGATCGGGGCTCTTGGCCCGAGGAGCCTGTGCTGCAGTACGTGGATTATGCAGCATGGGTGGGCAGTGCCGGCAGGCCGGATCATGCGCAAAGCCTGGACTATTGGCAGCGCACTTTGGGCTCGGAGCACACCGTATTGAAGCTGCCGCATGATTTTCTGCCGGCGAAGCAGGGCTCGCGGCCAGCGGCGCAGTACGAACTCGATATAGCGCCATCTTTGTTTGCCCAGGTGCAGCATCTGGCCGGAGACACAGGCGCGACGCCTTTTGTGATCTTTTCGTGCGCACTGCAGTTACTGCTGCATTGTTATACGGCGCAAGAATGCATTCGACTTGGCGTGCCCGTGACCAATCGCCACTATCCGGGATTGGAACGGATGGTCGGCTTTTTCGCCAATACGGTGGTGTTGCAGCAGGTTTTCAGATCTGGCGACACGCTGTCGGGTCTGATCGGGCAGGCGATCCAGAGTCACCGGCAAGCGATGGCGCATTCGGATCTGCCGTTTGAACAACTGGTCGATGTGTTGCGTCCTGAGCGCAGCCCCGGCGTCAATCCTTTGTTTCAGGTGATGTTCAATTACCTGCACGAAGACTTTTCAGGCTTTGCCCGCAACAGCGGCCTGTCGGCAAGCGTAGTCAGGCTGGATGCCTTGCAGGCCCAGTTTGAGTTGAGCGTGGAGGTACGAGAGCACGCTCGACATGGTGCCAGCGTGCGTTTCGTGTACGACAGTGCTTTGTTTGCTGACGACACGATTGCCCGGATGGCCGGGCATTATTTGGCGCTTGTGCAGGCCATGCTGGCGGACGATGGGCAGGTGCTGGCAGCTCTGCCTTTGCTGGGGACGGCGGAGCGGGCGCAGCTATTGTCGTGGGGAAGCGGCGCAGCATGCGAGGTTGCGCCCAGCCCCGTTCACGCACAGATCAGCATGCATGCGCAGTCCACACCGCACGCTCCGGCGCTGGTGTTCGAGGGACAGAGTCTGTCCTACGGCGAACTGGAGGCGCAGGCCAATCGACTGGCGCACGCCTTGATCGCGCGCGGGGTGCGGCCCGAAGACCGGGTGGGCATTGCGCTGGAGCGTTCGCTGGAGATGGTGGTGGGGATACTGGCGGTGCTCAAGGCCGGGGCGGCGTACGTGCCGCTGGACCTGGATTACCCGCCCGAGCGCCTGGGCTATATGGCGCAGGACAGCGGCATGGGTTTGTTGTTGAGCCGCAGCGGGGTGGACACCTCGGCCTGGCGTCCGGCAGACGTCAGTCTGGTGCTGGTGGACCGGCTCGATAGCGGCGCGTATCGCCCGGACTGCCCGGCGGTGGCGGTGCATGGCGAACAGTTGGCCTATTTGATCTACACCTCTGGCTCCACGGGTCAGCCCAAGGGGGTGGCGGTGCGTCACCGGGCGCTGTCGCAGTGCATGGGCTGGATGCAGCATACCTACGGGCTGGGTGCGGACGACACGGTGCTGCACAAGGCCCCGTTCAGCTTCGATGTGTCGTGCTGGGAGATTTTTTGGCCCTTGAGCTGCGGTGTGCGGCTGGTGATCGCCCGTCCGGGCGACCATCGCGACCCGCAGCGTATTTTTGACCTGATCGAGCAGCATCGGATTACGACCGTCAATTTTGTGCCGCTGATGCTGCAGGCCTTTTTGGCGCAGTGCGGCGAGCAGGTGCCCAGCCTGCGGCATGTCATGTGCGGTGGCGAGGCGATTAGCGCGGCGGTGCAGTCCTTGTCGGTGCAGCGGCTGGGCGCGGGCGTCTTGCAGAACTTATACGGACCGACCGAGACGACGATACATGTAACACGTTGGACATGCCAGGATGATGGTCGCACGCCGGTGCCAATCGGCCGCCCGATCGATGCGACCCAAGCCTATGTGCTGGATGGCTCCTTGAATTTGGTACCTGCCGGCGTGCAGGGCGAGTTGTATATAGGCGGGGATCTGCTGGCACGCGGTTATCAGAACCGGGCGGCGCTGAGCGCGGAGCGCTTTGTGGCCGATCCGTTCGGTGCGGACGGCGGGCGGCTGTACCGCACGGGCGATCTGGTGCGCTGGAATGCGCAGGGTCAACTGGAGTACCTGGGCCGTCTGGACCATCAGGTCAAGGTGCGCGGTTTCCGTATCGAGCTGGGCGAGGTGGAGTCCCAGTTATTGGCGCTGGACGGGGTGCGCGAAGCGGTGGTGGTGGCCCGCGAGGGGCCGCAGGGCGCGCAACTGGTGGGCTATGTATCGGGTGATCGCCTGGTGGGCCAGGGCGTAGTGGATCAGCGAGTATCGAACGCGGTTACTGCTGGTCTTGATCCTGCGGCTCAAAATATTGCCGTTAGCGTCGATTCAGGCACGACGATCTCGGGCCAACAATTGCGCGAACAATTGGCGCAGCGCTTGCCGGACTACATGGTGCCAGCGGTGATCATGGTGCTGGACGCTTTGCCTTTGAACGCCAACGGCAAGATTGACCGCAAGGCGCTGCCCGAGCCGCAGTTTGTCGGTGGCCAGGACTACGAAGCGCCGCAGGGCGAACTGGAGACGGCGCTGGCGTCGATCTGGGCGCAGGTGCTGGGCGTGGAGCGGGTGGGCCGCCGGGACAACTTTTTCGATCTGGGCGGTCATTCCTTGTTGTTGGTGCAACTGCATGAACGCATACGCAAGGGCTTGCAGACGGATTTGTCGGTGATGGACCTGTTCCGTTATCCCAGCGTTCAGGCGCAAGCGGCTTTTATGCAAGCGGTGGGTACCGATATGCAAGAACAGGTCGAACGACGGTCTATTGACATGCAGGCCGAGCGCAGGAAGCAGGCCTTGTTGCGGCGTAAGCAGACGCCCCAGCGGGGGCTGGCATGA
- a CDS encoding thioesterase II family protein has product MTLKLLALPCAGASATMYLRWRRHLSPVVQLIPLELPGRGTRMNEPCEENFLALVRKLCAEYAQHLQGDYVLFGHSMGALLAYGMALHQRQHKYPLPRALLVSASPAPSVRDPDRFANKDTDQALIEDLRDQGGTPEAVFANAELLRMTLDTLGADYRVCDTFSHDEPARLPVPLHVLAGKKDDIKPDSLHAWRQEGAGRFTLDWFEGNHFFIWQQQAQVLERINHLLRSV; this is encoded by the coding sequence ATGACGCTCAAGCTGCTTGCGCTGCCCTGCGCCGGTGCCAGTGCAACCATGTATTTGCGCTGGCGCCGCCACCTGTCGCCCGTCGTGCAATTGATACCTTTGGAGCTGCCTGGCCGCGGCACCCGGATGAATGAACCGTGCGAGGAGAACTTCCTGGCCCTGGTCCGGAAATTATGCGCTGAATATGCCCAGCACCTGCAAGGCGACTATGTATTGTTCGGACACAGCATGGGGGCGCTGCTGGCGTACGGCATGGCCTTGCATCAGCGCCAACATAAATACCCGTTGCCACGGGCGCTGCTGGTGTCGGCCAGCCCTGCCCCCTCTGTCCGAGACCCGGACCGTTTTGCGAACAAGGACACCGATCAGGCCTTGATCGAGGATCTGCGCGACCAAGGGGGTACGCCCGAAGCGGTGTTTGCCAATGCGGAGCTGCTGCGCATGACCCTGGATACCCTGGGGGCCGATTACCGCGTGTGCGACACCTTTTCGCATGATGAGCCGGCAAGGCTGCCGGTGCCGCTTCATGTGTTGGCCGGCAAGAAGGACGATATCAAGCCGGACAGCCTGCATGCCTGGAGGCAGGAAGGGGCCGGCCGCTTCACGCTGGACTGGTTCGAGGGGAACCACTTTTTTATCTGGCAACAGCAGGCGCAGGTGCTTGAGCGCATCAACCATCTATTGCGGTCTGTTTAG
- a CDS encoding MbtH family protein, with protein sequence MSTSCFDREDETFIVLMNHEEQYSIWPQWKAVPGGWQAVEGVQGDKQHVLDYVKMHWTDMRPLSLRKWMQEQAQADSVQP encoded by the coding sequence ATGTCGACAAGTTGTTTTGATCGCGAGGACGAGACGTTCATTGTCCTGATGAACCACGAAGAACAGTATTCCATCTGGCCACAGTGGAAGGCGGTGCCCGGTGGCTGGCAAGCCGTGGAAGGAGTCCAGGGCGATAAGCAGCATGTCCTGGATTACGTCAAGATGCATTGGACCGATATGCGTCCTTTGTCCTTGAGGAAATGGATGCAGGAGCAAGCCCAGGCCGACAGCGTCCAGCCATGA